The sequence AAATATGCCATTTAAGGTAGTAAAAACGATAGAAAATGGGCTCGTGTACGTGGAGGCTGTACCTTCCGGATGGGAAATTAATGGGATTTTGTCCTGGCCAACTTCTGGCAACATTGAGCGTTTCAGATCAAACGCAAATTCCCTACCAGGTTTGTACAATAAAAAGATTCTTTTTCAcgaatttaaaactttttcttgtattttttttaggagaaaattggatTACTTGTCCATGTGTAGTGATATCGACTCATGAAACCTTCAGAGAAGCAATTCATATGGAGCGTCTTCTGGAAAAAGTGAGCACTGAAAGCGAAGATGAGATTCTAAAAAGTGTTCCTCAGAGAAGACGCAAGAAGCATTATGGATGCTCCGAAGATCTACCAAAGCCAGTAGACTACAACAAGATGATAGCTGAACTTTCTTCCCAGCCCTCCCAGCCTCAAAGTCAGACAATGGGGTGCAATGAAACCCAAGATGACACAGAATTAACTTCTCAGCAGAGTATTTCAGGACACGTTAAAAACCTCGCACATCTTCAGATTTCTACTGACCACATGAATCTGGCTTCAGAAAATCCACCAAATCTGCGATTTCTTCAGATATCAGAAAATGGAAACGCTATGCCATCTGATCATCTTCCAGTGTTGGAGAATTTGCAGGAGATAACTTTAACTGCTCATGGTATACAGGGACAAGAGGAAGCTTCATCTCAAACCTGTCATTGCTATGGATTGATTGAAAATGTATTTAACAAAGGTAAGAAATTAGAGTATTGATGAGTgtgaaaaaaacataacctcattttttcttttcatttttgtaGTTGAATCTCTTGAAGGAAAAGTCGCAAAACTCACTGACCACGCAGTAAAAAATTCAGATAAGTTGGACAGGACTCTTCTACTCCTTTCACAAGGTCACACCTCAAGAAGCGACTGTGAACTCCTTGTCTCTTCAGCCGAAGAAATCGGAGAACTTCCCCTGTCAACAGAAGAAGGACTAGATGAATTTGAGAAAAAGCTATGTGATCAAAC comes from Phlebotomus papatasi isolate M1 unplaced genomic scaffold, Ppap_2.1 HiC_scaffold_143, whole genome shotgun sequence and encodes:
- the LOC129808866 gene encoding uncharacterized protein LOC129808866 isoform X2, with translation MPFKVVKTIENGLVYVEAVPSGWEINGILSWPTSGNIERFRSNANSLPGENWITCPCVVISTHETFREAIHMERLLEKVSTESEDEILKSVPQRRRKKHYGCSEDLPKPVDYNKMIAELSSQPSQPQSQTMGCNETQDDTELTSQQSISGHVKNLAHLQISTDHMNLASENPPNLRFLQISENGNAMPSDHLPVLENLQEITLTAHGIQGQEEASSQTCHCYGLIENVFNKVESLEGKVAKLTDHAVKNSDKLDRTLLLLSQGHTSRSDCELLVSSAEEIGELPLSTEEGLDEFEKKLCDQTLRKRFINHMKTFGGTSGKCESEKIAFKIVDIIFTRNLLKLIGRPSTWN
- the LOC129808866 gene encoding uncharacterized protein LOC129808866 isoform X1, which translates into the protein MGSCTWRLYLPDGKLMGFCPGQLLATLSVSDQTQIPYQVCTIKRFFFTNLKLFLVFFLGENWITCPCVVISTHETFREAIHMERLLEKVSTESEDEILKSVPQRRRKKHYGCSEDLPKPVDYNKMIAELSSQPSQPQSQTMGCNETQDDTELTSQQSISGHVKNLAHLQISTDHMNLASENPPNLRFLQISENGNAMPSDHLPVLENLQEITLTAHGIQGQEEASSQTCHCYGLIENVFNKVESLEGKVAKLTDHAVKNSDKLDRTLLLLSQGHTSRSDCELLVSSAEEIGELPLSTEEGLDEFEKKLCDQTLRKRFINHMKTFGGTSGKCESEKIAFKIVDIIFTRNLLKLIGRPSTWN